DNA sequence from the Devosia lacusdianchii genome:
CTTTTCCACGCGCTGGCGGATTTCGTCCTTGCTGTGCCCTTTTTCCAGGGTCAGCCCGAACGCCATGTTGTCGTAGACCGTCATGTGCGGATAGAGCGCGTAGCTCTGGAACACCATGGCTATGCCCCGCTTGGATGGCGCCAGCGCATTGACGATCTTGCCGTCGAACAGCATCTCGCCCGAGGTAATGTCCTCAAGACCCGAGATGAGGCGGAGCAAGGTGGATTTGCCGCAGCCCGACGGGCCCACGAACACCATGAACTCGCCCTTGCGGACTTCCAGGTCCACACCCTTGATCACTTCCACGGCGCCGAAGGCCTTGCGGACGTTGCGAAGCTCGATGCTTGCCATTGTTGTTCTCCCTTAGCCCTTCACACCGCCGGCGGTCAGGCCGGACACGATCTTGCGCTGGAACACCAGCACCAGGACGACCAGCGGCACGGTCACGATGACCGAGGCCGCCATGATGATGCCCCACGGAATTTCATACTGCGAACCGCCCGACAGCAGCGCGATGGCCACCGGCACCGTGCGGGTATCGTTGGACGAGGTGAACGTCAGGGCGAACAGGAACTCGTTCCACGCGCCGATGAAGGCGAGCAGGCCCGTCGTCACCAAAGCCGGCCACATCAGCGGCATGAACACCCTGGTGATGATCACCCATGGGCTGGCCCCATCGACGATCGCCGCTTCCTCGATCTCGACCGGCAGGTCGCGCATGAAGGTGGTCAGCACCCAGACGGTGAAGGGCAGCGTAAAGATGGTGTAGCTGAAGATCAGCGCCCAGGGCGTATTGTAGATGCCCAGCGCCCGGATCAACTCGAACAGACCCGACAGCACCGCGATCTGCGGGAACATCGAGACCGCCAGGATCACCATCAGCAGGAAGCCACGGCCACGGAACCGCACGCGGCTCAGGGCGAACGCTGCCGTCACCGCCAGGAACAGCGCCAGGATCACCGTGACCGAGGCCACGAAGATCGAGTTCAGCAGGTTGCGTGGAAAGCTGCCCTGGCTGAACACGGCCTGATAGTTATCGAGGCTGAACGATACCGGCCAATAGGTGACGCGGAAGATATCGGTGCCCGACTTAAGGCTAGTCAGGATCGCGTAGTAGAACGGGAAGACGCTGACCACCACGATGAACACTACGGCCGCATAGAACAGCGTAGTCTTGATGATCTTCCAGAGATCGAATGTCGCGGTCATCAGCGGTCTCCCCCGTCGAACCGAACCTTGCCCAGCCAGATGTAGAGGATGGTGAGGATGGCGATGATCAGGAACAGCAGGGTCGACATCGCCGACCCGTAAGCGAACTTGTCGAAGTCGAAGAGGTTCTCGCGCGCCAGTACCGACATGGTCTTGGTGGCCGAGCTGTTCGGCGTCAGCACATAGATCAGGTCGAAAATGCGCAGGGCGTCGAGCAGGCGGAAGATGATTGCCACCATCAGCGCCGGGCGGACCAGCGGCAGGGTGATGCGGAAGAACTGCTTGACCGGATGCACGCCATCGATCTCGGCGGCCTCATAGATATCCTTGGGCACCATTTGCAGGCCCGCCAGGATCAGCAGCGCCATGAACGGCGTCGTCTTCCAGATATCGACGATCAGCACGGCCTGCATGGCGGTTTCTGCCGTTGCCGTCCAGGCGACCTTCTGGCTCAGCAGCCCCAGGCGCAGGCCAAGATCGTTGAGAATGCCGAACTGGTCATTCAGCATCCAGCTCCACATCTTGGCCGACACGATAGTGGGAATGGCCCAGGGGATCAGGATGGCGGCGCGAACAATGCCGCGGCCCTTGAACTCGGCATTCAGCACCAGCGCCACCAGCATGCCCAGAACCGCTTCCAGGCTCACCGAGACCACCGCGAAGCGCAGCGTATTCCAAACCGCATTCCACCAGGCCGGATCGGCCAGGAGGCCACGATAGCGGACGGCGCCGCTATCGAGCACCTGCACGCGCAGATAATTGCCGAAGCCAATCCACTCAGCGCCATTGAGGTCGTTGAGGGAGGCGTCGGTGAATGAGAAATAGATCGAACGGAGGAGCGGCCAGCCGGCCACCACGGCAAGAGCGATAAGCATCGGCAGCAGGAACCATCGTGCGGCGCGCACGCGCTGCCGCATCAGCTCCGATTTGATCTTGCCGCCAGTTGCCGCGACGGGCGCAGCCATCACATCTGTGGCCATTTTGGCCTCCTCCCCATTTTTTAACCATCATTGCGCAAAGCGGGCGGCTGGGGAAGCCCAGCCGTCCGCCTGCATGGGCGCTGGGAGGACTTACCAGGCGTCGCCCTTCAGATCCGTCAGGTCGGCCTCGAGGCCTTCCAGGTTTTCAGCCGCAGTGCCGTTACCCGACAGGGTGTTGTGCACGGCGCTCCAGAACAGCGAGGAGACCTCGTTGTACTTGATCTTGGTCGGCGCGGACGGGCGCGGCACGGCGTTCTGGAAGATTTCCTTCCAGTTGGCCATGAATGGCGAAGCGGCCAGCACGTCGGCGTCGTCATAGAGCGCTTCGATGGTGGGCAGGTTCGACTGGTTGATGGCGCGTTCCTTCTGCACTTCCGGCGAGCTCAGGAACAGGGCGAGCTTGATCGCCTCTTCCGGATCGGGCGAGTACTTGGAAACGGCAACGTTCCAACCGCCCAGCGTTGCGGCGGAGCCGGCACCTTCGCCGTCACCGGCCGGGAGCGGAGCCACGTCGAACTTGCCCTTCACGGCAGAGTCGTCGCCATTGCCCAGTGCGTAAGCATAGGGCCAGTTGCGCATGAACACCGAGTTGCCCAGCTGCCAGACGCCACGGCTTTCTTCTTCCTGGTAGGCCAGGTTGCCTTCGGGAGAGATGGTGCCGATCCAGGTCGCGGCGCGATCGATAGCGGCAGCAGCCTGCGGGTTGTTGATCGAGATAGTGCCATCGGCTTCCACGATCTGGCCGCCGCCGTTCGACTTCACCCATTCGAGGGCATCGCAGGTCAGGCCTTCATAGGCATTGCCCTGGAACACGAAGCCATACATTTCGGCATTACCGGCAGCACGCTCAGCGTCCATGATTTCCTGGGCAGTGGCAGCCATTTCGTCCCAGGTGGTCGGAACGGACTTG
Encoded proteins:
- a CDS encoding ABC transporter substrate-binding protein, which produces MKINTLLVGLLTSVTLVVGSAQAAELSIVSGDTGNGLAFLRTQLDKFEAETGNTVTVVPMPSSTSDQFGQYKLWLAAGNADIDVYQTDVIWAPQLADQFLDLTDAAKDVVGNHFPSIIESQTVDGKLVALPAFTDAPALFYRKDLLEKYGKSVPTTWDEMAATAQEIMDAERAAGNAEMYGFVFQGNAYEGLTCDALEWVKSNGGGQIVEADGTISINNPQAAAAIDRAATWIGTISPEGNLAYQEEESRGVWQLGNSVFMRNWPYAYALGNGDDSAVKGKFDVAPLPAGDGEGAGSAATLGGWNVAVSKYSPDPEEAIKLALFLSSPEVQKERAINQSNLPTIEALYDDADVLAASPFMANWKEIFQNAVPRPSAPTKIKYNEVSSLFWSAVHNTLSGNGTAAENLEGLEADLTDLKGDAW
- a CDS encoding carbohydrate ABC transporter permease, with the protein product MATDVMAAPVAATGGKIKSELMRQRVRAARWFLLPMLIALAVVAGWPLLRSIYFSFTDASLNDLNGAEWIGFGNYLRVQVLDSGAVRYRGLLADPAWWNAVWNTLRFAVVSVSLEAVLGMLVALVLNAEFKGRGIVRAAILIPWAIPTIVSAKMWSWMLNDQFGILNDLGLRLGLLSQKVAWTATAETAMQAVLIVDIWKTTPFMALLILAGLQMVPKDIYEAAEIDGVHPVKQFFRITLPLVRPALMVAIIFRLLDALRIFDLIYVLTPNSSATKTMSVLARENLFDFDKFAYGSAMSTLLFLIIAILTILYIWLGKVRFDGGDR
- a CDS encoding carbohydrate ABC transporter permease, which translates into the protein MTATFDLWKIIKTTLFYAAVVFIVVVSVFPFYYAILTSLKSGTDIFRVTYWPVSFSLDNYQAVFSQGSFPRNLLNSIFVASVTVILALFLAVTAAFALSRVRFRGRGFLLMVILAVSMFPQIAVLSGLFELIRALGIYNTPWALIFSYTIFTLPFTVWVLTTFMRDLPVEIEEAAIVDGASPWVIITRVFMPLMWPALVTTGLLAFIGAWNEFLFALTFTSSNDTRTVPVAIALLSGGSQYEIPWGIIMAASVIVTVPLVVLVLVFQRKIVSGLTAGGVKG